In Synechococcus sp. PCC 6312, one genomic interval encodes:
- the ffh gene encoding signal recognition particle protein gives MFDALADRLESAWKSLRGQDKISETNIQDALREVRRALLEADVNLQVVKTFIEEVRQRALGAEVVAGVRPDQQFIKIVYDELVTVMGESNVPLAQASQAPTVILMAGLQGAGKTTATAKLALHLRKENRTTLLVATDIYRPAAIDQLLTLGKQINVPVFELGTEVNPVEIARQGIAKGRELGVDTVIVDTAGRLQIDADMMAELGDIKKTVTPDEVLLVVDAMTGQEAANLTQAFHEQIGITGAILTKMDGDTRGGAALSVRQISGQPIKFIGVGEKVEALQPFYPDRLASRILGMGDVLTLVEKAQEEVDLADAENMTRKILEAQFDFNDFLKQTRLLKNMGSLGGIMKLIPGMGKISNEQLEQGESQLKRAESMINSMTRQERENPQLLANSPSRKKRVAQGSGHKLEDVAKLVSDFQRMRSMMQQMGQGGMPGMPGLGNPFGGGGMPMPGQGGYPGGRPGAGKKPKKQKKRKGFGVL, from the coding sequence ATGTTTGATGCCTTAGCGGATCGTCTGGAGTCGGCCTGGAAATCCTTACGGGGCCAGGACAAAATTAGCGAGACGAACATTCAGGATGCTTTGCGGGAAGTGCGGCGGGCCTTGCTGGAAGCGGATGTAAACTTGCAGGTCGTCAAAACCTTTATTGAAGAGGTACGCCAACGGGCCTTAGGAGCCGAAGTTGTGGCCGGAGTCCGCCCGGATCAGCAGTTTATCAAGATTGTTTACGATGAACTGGTCACGGTGATGGGGGAAAGTAATGTCCCGCTCGCCCAGGCCAGCCAGGCTCCTACGGTCATTCTTATGGCCGGGTTACAAGGGGCCGGAAAAACCACTGCCACCGCCAAACTAGCCCTTCACCTCCGCAAAGAAAACCGCACCACTCTTCTAGTGGCCACCGATATTTATCGCCCTGCCGCCATTGACCAGCTTTTAACGCTTGGAAAACAAATTAATGTCCCGGTGTTTGAGCTAGGCACTGAGGTTAATCCGGTTGAAATTGCCCGCCAGGGGATTGCCAAGGGTCGGGAATTAGGCGTTGATACCGTCATTGTGGATACGGCCGGGCGGTTACAAATTGATGCCGACATGATGGCGGAGTTGGGGGACATTAAAAAGACAGTCACCCCCGATGAAGTGCTTCTGGTTGTGGATGCCATGACCGGACAAGAGGCGGCCAACCTAACCCAGGCGTTCCATGAGCAGATCGGTATTACGGGGGCGATTCTCACCAAAATGGATGGGGATACCCGCGGTGGGGCAGCCTTGTCGGTGCGGCAAATTTCCGGGCAACCGATTAAGTTCATTGGGGTGGGTGAAAAAGTTGAAGCCCTGCAGCCCTTTTATCCAGATCGCCTCGCCTCACGGATTTTGGGGATGGGGGATGTACTGACCCTGGTAGAAAAAGCCCAGGAAGAAGTGGACTTGGCCGATGCCGAGAACATGACTCGGAAAATCCTCGAAGCTCAATTTGACTTTAATGACTTCCTCAAGCAAACCCGCCTCCTCAAAAATATGGGTTCCTTGGGGGGAATTATGAAACTGATTCCGGGGATGGGCAAAATCTCCAACGAACAACTCGAGCAAGGGGAATCCCAACTCAAGCGGGCGGAATCTATGATTAATTCCATGACGCGGCAAGAACGGGAAAATCCGCAACTTTTGGCCAACTCTCCCAGTCGCAAAAAACGGGTCGCCCAAGGTTCCGGTCATAAATTAGAAGATGTGGCCAAGCTCGTCTCAGACTTTCAACGGATGCGCTCCATGATGCAGCAAATGGGCCAAGGGGGGATGCCCGGAATGCCAGGCCTGGGAAATCCGTTTGGGGGTGGGGGAATGCCAATGCCAGGCCAGGGGGGATATCCAGGTGGACGACCGGGAGCAGGCAAGAAACCGAAAAAACAAAAGAAACGGAAAGGCTTTGGTGTACTTTAG
- the trpE gene encoding anthranilate synthase component I has protein sequence MIFPDFNQFHHLATQGNFIPVYREWIADLETPVSAWYRFCAGQPYSFLLESVEGGEHLGRYSLLGCDPLWVLETRGTQTTRTHRNGSVETFCGNPFEILSQCLAPYHPVKLPELPLGIGGLFGAWGYELIHWIEPRVPIYPGQSDDLPDGLWMQVDQLLIFDQVKRKIWAVVYGDLRQAPDVKTAYDQACRRLEHLTQKLQTPLAIQDTLLAWQPEKITPSFTSNVSPAEFCKNVETAKDYIRAGDIFQVVLSQRLTTTYRGDPFGLYRSLRLINPSPYMAYFQFGDWQLIGSSPEVMVKAEHSPDHPGQLQATVRPIAGTRPRGQTPSEDQALAEDLLADPKEIAEHVMLVDLGRNDLGRVCTQGTVKVAELMVIERYSHVMHIVSNVIGELAQDKTAWDLLQACFPAGTVSGAPKIRAMEIIHELEGCRRGLYSGAYGYYDFEGQLNTAITIRTMIVRGLGHGQQQVSVQAGAGIVADSEPEKEYQETLNKARGLLEAISALSVVIK, from the coding sequence ATGATTTTTCCCGATTTTAATCAGTTTCACCACCTTGCCACCCAAGGGAACTTTATTCCGGTTTATCGGGAGTGGATCGCGGACTTAGAAACCCCGGTCTCGGCCTGGTATCGGTTCTGTGCCGGACAACCCTATAGTTTCTTGTTGGAATCTGTGGAAGGGGGTGAACATCTGGGCCGCTATAGTCTTTTGGGCTGCGATCCCCTTTGGGTCTTAGAAACACGGGGGACACAGACAACCCGAACTCATCGAAATGGCAGCGTTGAGACCTTTTGCGGCAATCCCTTTGAAATTTTGTCCCAGTGCCTGGCTCCCTACCATCCCGTCAAGCTACCAGAACTGCCCCTGGGAATTGGCGGCCTATTTGGGGCCTGGGGCTATGAGTTGATTCATTGGATTGAACCCCGTGTGCCGATTTATCCAGGCCAGTCTGATGATTTACCCGATGGCCTGTGGATGCAGGTGGATCAGTTATTGATTTTTGATCAGGTGAAGCGCAAGATTTGGGCCGTAGTGTATGGGGATTTACGCCAGGCCCCGGATGTGAAAACTGCCTATGACCAGGCCTGTCGCCGTTTAGAACACCTGACCCAAAAATTGCAAACCCCTCTAGCAATCCAAGATACCCTCCTGGCCTGGCAACCGGAGAAAATCACCCCCAGCTTTACCAGCAATGTCAGCCCCGCCGAGTTTTGCAAAAATGTTGAAACGGCCAAAGACTATATTCGGGCCGGTGACATTTTCCAGGTGGTGCTCTCCCAACGGCTAACCACGACCTACAGGGGCGATCCTTTTGGCTTATATCGGTCACTGCGGCTCATTAATCCTTCCCCTTACATGGCCTATTTTCAGTTTGGGGATTGGCAGTTGATTGGCTCTAGCCCAGAAGTCATGGTTAAAGCCGAACATTCTCCTGATCACCCCGGTCAACTCCAGGCCACCGTTCGCCCGATTGCCGGCACTCGCCCCCGCGGCCAGACCCCCTCAGAAGACCAGGCCTTGGCAGAGGATTTGTTAGCAGATCCGAAGGAAATTGCCGAACACGTCATGTTGGTGGATTTGGGCCGGAATGATTTAGGCCGGGTCTGCACCCAAGGCACGGTCAAGGTGGCGGAATTGATGGTGATTGAACGCTATTCCCATGTCATGCACATTGTCAGTAACGTGATTGGGGAATTGGCCCAAGACAAGACGGCCTGGGATCTCTTGCAAGCCTGTTTTCCCGCCGGAACGGTGAGCGGCGCGCCGAAAATTCGAGCCATGGAAATTATTCATGAATTGGAGGGCTGTCGGCGGGGGCTGTATTCCGGGGCCTATGGCTATTACGACTTTGAAGGGCAGTTGAATACAGCAATTACGATTCGGACCATGATCGTGCGGGGCCTGGGTCATGGGCAACAACAAGTTTCTGTTCAGGCCGGGGCAGGGATTGTCGCAGATTCAGAACCAGAAAAGGAATATCAAGAAACCCTCAATAAGGCGCGGGGGCTGTTGGAGGCAATTTCGGCGTTATCCGTTGTAATCAAATAA
- the grrA gene encoding GrrA/OscA1 family cyclophane-containing rSAM-modified RiPP, with protein sequence MTPANSLSWTAFVMTLAALTSPPVLAELSQAPDSASLTPNQIEHRLSRITNTLKATEAQLSPEQIPAMTELNGGEGGSGAGGGFGNAHNGGGGFANTRGPGWANTAGGGAFGNSRGPGWVNGGGGGTFVNNANPWRNAWADGSGFINRY encoded by the coding sequence ATGACTCCCGCAAATTCCCTCAGTTGGACGGCCTTTGTTATGACCTTGGCGGCGTTAACCAGTCCTCCTGTCTTGGCGGAATTATCCCAGGCCCCGGATTCTGCCTCTCTTACTCCTAACCAAATTGAACATCGCCTTAGCCGGATCACCAACACCCTAAAAGCTACAGAAGCTCAGTTATCCCCGGAGCAAATTCCGGCCATGACAGAACTCAACGGGGGTGAAGGGGGCAGTGGGGCCGGAGGGGGGTTTGGTAATGCTCACAATGGTGGTGGTGGTTTTGCGAATACTCGGGGGCCAGGCTGGGCAAATACGGCCGGGGGTGGAGCTTTTGGAAATTCTCGGGGGCCGGGCTGGGTCAACGGCGGGGGCGGGGGTACATTTGTGAATAATGCTAATCCTTGGCGTAACGCCTGGGCAGATGGGAGCGGATTTATCAATCGGTATTAG
- the grrA gene encoding GrrA/OscA1 family cyclophane-containing rSAM-modified RiPP, which translates to MADSPHLSWAAFVLALATLTPSSAAAQADYAPQANNSQSNNPVETRLSRISHHLQMNAAQWTETPNAVAEGLESYIWLARGFGNVNNRGGWVNNRGGGWGNNVRGGGGFVNTRGPGWVNGGRGTFVNTSGPGWANGTGGGAFANWNPWRNGWGDGGSFWNW; encoded by the coding sequence ATGGCTGACTCTCCACACCTCAGTTGGGCTGCATTTGTTCTAGCTCTGGCCACCCTCACACCTTCCTCAGCGGCCGCGCAGGCAGACTATGCGCCCCAGGCCAATAACAGCCAATCAAATAATCCCGTAGAAACACGACTGTCCCGCATCTCCCACCATCTCCAGATGAATGCTGCCCAATGGACGGAAACTCCTAATGCAGTTGCTGAGGGTTTAGAGAGCTATATCTGGTTAGCGCGGGGCTTTGGCAATGTGAATAATCGCGGCGGCTGGGTGAACAATCGCGGGGGTGGCTGGGGAAATAATGTCCGTGGCGGTGGTGGTTTTGTTAATACGCGGGGGCCGGGCTGGGTCAACGGGGGGCGCGGCACCTTTGTCAACACCAGCGGGCCGGGTTGGGCAAACGGGACAGGCGGCGGTGCATTTGCCAATTGGAATCCCTGGCGGAATGGTTGGGGCGATGGTGGTAGTTTTTGGAATTGGTAA
- the grrM gene encoding cyclophane-forming radical SAM/SPASM peptide maturase GrrM/OscB, protein MTRLQDSPQASIPTKPELSQSVATDVANFGPLRLLVLQPTSFCNLDCDYCYLPNRHLHNRLDLDLIQPIFQRIFSSPFAREHFTICWHAGEPLSVPVDYYRQAFDVIQATSDEFNQQGITFDISFQTNGLLINPAWCQLFQDYPVHVGVSIDGPAFLHDAHRQTRTGLGSHQGVMRGIQCLHDHDIYPSVIAVLTADSLGYADEIYDFFDQHQLRDVGFNMEETEGIHEHSSLNKTGIELRYRQFMDRFWELVTASQGNFRVREFEAMCNLIYTNDRLTQTDMNYPFVILNVDYQGNFSTFDPELLSVKTERYGDFILGNVLTDSLVDVCQTPKFQQIYADMQAGVAQCRATCHYFGLCGGGAGSNKYWENGTFNCTETLACRYRTQVIADLVIDKIETSLGLAPV, encoded by the coding sequence ATGACCCGATTGCAAGATAGCCCCCAGGCCAGTATCCCGACAAAGCCAGAGTTGAGTCAGTCCGTGGCGACAGATGTGGCAAACTTTGGCCCCTTACGGTTATTGGTGTTACAGCCAACCTCTTTTTGTAATCTGGATTGTGATTATTGCTATCTTCCCAATCGTCACCTGCACAATCGCCTTGACCTAGATTTAATTCAGCCAATTTTTCAGCGGATTTTTTCTAGTCCCTTTGCCCGTGAGCATTTCACTATTTGTTGGCACGCGGGGGAACCTTTATCTGTCCCGGTGGATTACTATCGCCAGGCCTTTGACGTGATCCAGGCCACGAGTGATGAATTTAACCAGCAGGGGATTACCTTCGATATTTCCTTTCAAACCAATGGCCTATTAATCAACCCGGCCTGGTGTCAACTATTTCAGGATTATCCGGTTCATGTGGGAGTGAGTATTGACGGGCCAGCCTTTCTCCATGATGCCCATCGGCAAACCCGAACCGGCCTGGGCAGTCATCAAGGGGTGATGCGGGGAATTCAATGCCTCCATGATCATGACATTTATCCTTCGGTAATTGCCGTTTTAACCGCAGACTCCCTAGGTTATGCCGATGAAATCTATGATTTTTTTGACCAGCATCAGTTGCGGGATGTGGGTTTCAATATGGAAGAAACAGAAGGGATCCATGAACACTCATCCCTCAATAAAACTGGCATAGAACTACGCTATCGGCAATTTATGGATCGGTTTTGGGAATTAGTGACAGCCAGTCAGGGGAATTTTCGGGTGCGGGAATTTGAGGCCATGTGCAATTTGATCTATACCAATGATCGCCTCACACAAACCGATATGAATTATCCCTTCGTGATTCTGAATGTGGATTATCAAGGGAACTTTTCTACCTTTGATCCAGAGTTACTCTCGGTCAAAACAGAACGCTATGGTGACTTTATTTTGGGTAATGTTCTGACTGATAGTTTAGTGGATGTTTGTCAGACCCCTAAGTTTCAACAGATTTATGCTGATATGCAGGCCGGAGTGGCGCAATGTCGAGCGACTTGTCATTATTTTGGCCTGTGTGGGGGTGGAGCCGGGAGTAATAAATATTGGGAAAACGGCACATTTAATTGCACCGAAACCCTGGCCTGTCGCTATCGAACTCAAGTGATTGCCGATCTAGTGATTGATAAAATTGAAACCTCCCTTGGCCTGGCTCCTGTTTAG
- the thiD gene encoding bifunctional hydroxymethylpyrimidine kinase/phosphomethylpyrimidine kinase, giving the protein MQLPTASNSQTVPPVVLTVAGSDSGGGAGIQADLRTFASYRVHGTVVVTAVTAQNTLGVQRVDALSPESISAQFQALLSDLKIQALKTGVLVNAPLVETVANHLKTLNLSNIVVDPVMVSRAGSVFVDSATIAALKSSLIPQALILTPNRYEAQILAEMEITTLNEMKIAAEKILALGCRSVLVKGGGMTGELRGLDVWASSQQLETFQTELIETPHTHGSGCTLAAAITANLAWGETPLTAIQKAKNFVTQALKHSYPIGSGQGPLGHFYVEFPTA; this is encoded by the coding sequence ATGCAGTTGCCTACCGCTTCCAATTCCCAAACTGTCCCGCCGGTGGTTTTGACGGTTGCGGGTTCCGATAGTGGGGGTGGGGCCGGAATCCAGGCCGATCTGCGTACCTTTGCCAGTTATCGAGTTCATGGGACTGTAGTTGTGACGGCCGTTACCGCCCAAAATACCCTCGGTGTGCAACGGGTGGATGCCCTGAGTCCAGAATCCATAAGTGCCCAATTCCAGGCCCTGCTAAGTGATCTTAAAATTCAGGCGCTCAAAACCGGTGTGCTCGTCAATGCCCCATTGGTCGAAACAGTTGCCAATCATCTGAAAACTTTGAACCTCAGCAACATTGTTGTGGATCCGGTTATGGTCTCGCGGGCGGGGTCAGTTTTTGTTGATTCAGCCACAATTGCAGCCCTGAAATCCAGCTTAATTCCCCAGGCCTTGATTCTCACCCCCAACCGTTACGAGGCCCAAATTCTGGCAGAAATGGAAATCACGACTCTGAACGAAATGAAAATAGCGGCTGAGAAAATTTTGGCTTTGGGTTGCCGATCTGTTTTGGTTAAAGGGGGCGGCATGACAGGCGAACTCCGGGGCCTGGATGTGTGGGCTAGTTCGCAACAGTTAGAAACTTTCCAAACCGAACTGATTGAAACTCCGCATACCCATGGCAGTGGATGTACTTTAGCCGCCGCAATTACCGCCAACCTGGCCTGGGGTGAGACACCGCTAACGGCCATTCAAAAGGCTAAGAATTTCGTTACCCAAGCTCTCAAACACAGCTATCCAATTGGTTCTGGCCAAGGCCCCTTAGGTCACTTTTATGTTGAATTTCCCACTGCCTAA
- a CDS encoding FHA domain-containing protein, with protein sequence MSQRAWLEFVKSVSKQGLNISPSILTIGRAADNDLVLNDIAVSRYHARIERVEAGYVLVDVGSKAGTRLNDAKLQSNTPHPLTDGDLITFGNSALRFRLRWQHQDEGQTTTQSDELFQRNGQVPVLEVNTRKWSQNWGMMDAVCLLGSHPACDIAVEGVDIAPCHLRIRDCGHYLAITDLTELLSTSETLLQIGDEYELADKTTVMYMGLEYPQQIDRQPRQLFFLPPTEINPDVKATLLTPNPQAVATATVPIKTLSLVGNVEFTIGRDPANHLQISHPTVSRFQAKIEHRGREFILTDLGSSNGTYINGRRVSEPTLLRVGDSIRIGCERFVLNIDETLTQYSESGHLRLDAIHLNRVVGKEITILHDLSLSILPKEFVAILGASGSGKSTLLDALNGLRPATTGLVLVNGTNFYRNYQAYQTQLGYVPQRNIIHEELSVAQALDYAARLRMPPDTTPNERAERVQAVLNELGLSHRRHVPISRLSGGQQRRVCIGAELLTQPSLFFLDEATSGLDPGTEADMMFLLRQLADQGRTILLITHATQNIRECDLVIYMAEGGRLAYFGPPEQMLSYFRSTFTEEFAGLKLDDFSGIYRALDQEKNPQAPTPQALEQAFRDSQLYQDYVVARQTVLQNIPDEPPKRTQNLQPVLRNHLSAWQQFLILTRRNLVILSQDRSNLALTLLIAPLLGMLGFVSWQRDVFDPLNGNAGLALTMIFVTTLIAVMIGAMTTMRDLVKEVEIYRRERMIGLQLVPYVGSKVAIALVLALYQAATYLLVTKLAVDIPGDWGITFAMFITLATAIFGGMAMGLLVSAFAPSQNIVPLLILMFLVPQIIFSGGIQPVDSFGWPGQVINHLTVIKWPFESMVTLTGLGEGIATDPCWQELTEAQRDNLTEAQQRSTCTCYGPGLFQTCNFPGIRAKYVPQVDEPEPTRPPAPAFPTNPANFPAYQAQMDQYQADLKEWEDNYSEWNRQRSRAINEAEGTLNRFNQDQGYMFNVNVRDHWRNQGLLILVMLVAVPFFQRQRDFTK encoded by the coding sequence ATGAGTCAAAGAGCTTGGCTAGAGTTTGTTAAGTCTGTGAGTAAACAAGGACTCAATATTAGTCCATCAATTCTGACGATTGGGCGGGCTGCGGATAACGACTTAGTCCTCAATGATATTGCTGTATCTCGCTACCATGCTCGGATTGAACGGGTAGAGGCCGGTTATGTTTTGGTTGATGTTGGCAGTAAGGCAGGGACGCGCCTGAACGATGCAAAGTTACAGTCAAATACACCCCACCCCCTAACTGACGGAGATTTGATTACTTTCGGTAATTCAGCATTGCGTTTTCGTTTGCGTTGGCAACACCAAGATGAGGGGCAAACAACTACTCAGTCTGATGAATTATTTCAACGCAATGGTCAAGTGCCAGTCCTAGAGGTGAATACCCGGAAGTGGTCGCAAAATTGGGGGATGATGGATGCCGTTTGCCTTTTGGGATCTCACCCGGCCTGTGATATTGCGGTGGAGGGAGTGGATATTGCTCCTTGTCATTTACGGATCAGAGATTGTGGTCATTACCTCGCGATTACAGATCTAACGGAGTTGCTGTCAACCTCTGAAACTCTGCTTCAGATTGGCGATGAATATGAACTTGCGGATAAAACGACTGTCATGTACATGGGTTTAGAGTATCCCCAACAGATTGATCGTCAGCCCCGTCAATTATTCTTCCTACCACCAACCGAGATTAATCCTGATGTTAAAGCCACCCTCCTCACCCCCAATCCCCAGGCCGTGGCAACTGCAACTGTGCCGATTAAAACCCTGTCATTAGTTGGAAATGTTGAATTTACAATCGGGCGTGATCCAGCCAATCATTTACAAATCAGTCACCCAACCGTTTCCCGTTTCCAGGCCAAGATTGAGCACCGTGGTCGCGAATTTATTCTGACCGATTTGGGTTCGAGTAATGGGACGTATATCAATGGGCGACGAGTGAGTGAACCAACTTTATTACGGGTTGGCGACAGTATCAGGATTGGCTGTGAACGCTTTGTCCTGAACATTGATGAAACCCTGACTCAATACTCCGAATCGGGACATTTACGCTTAGATGCGATCCATCTGAATCGAGTGGTGGGCAAAGAGATCACCATTCTCCATGATTTATCCTTATCAATTTTGCCCAAAGAGTTTGTGGCGATTTTGGGCGCGAGTGGTAGTGGTAAATCAACTCTGCTGGATGCACTGAATGGTCTGCGGCCCGCCACAACTGGCCTGGTCTTGGTCAATGGCACCAACTTTTATCGCAATTACCAGGCCTATCAAACCCAACTGGGCTATGTCCCCCAACGCAACATTATTCATGAGGAGCTTTCTGTTGCCCAGGCCCTAGATTATGCCGCCCGCCTCCGAATGCCCCCCGATACCACCCCCAATGAGCGGGCCGAACGGGTTCAGGCCGTCTTGAATGAGTTGGGGTTAAGCCATCGCCGCCATGTCCCAATTAGTCGCTTAAGTGGGGGACAACAACGCCGAGTGTGTATTGGCGCGGAACTGCTGACCCAGCCAAGTTTATTTTTCCTTGATGAAGCCACCTCTGGCCTGGATCCGGGGACTGAAGCGGACATGATGTTTCTGCTGCGGCAACTGGCGGATCAGGGGCGGACGATTTTATTGATTACCCATGCCACCCAAAATATTCGGGAGTGTGACTTAGTCATTTACATGGCTGAGGGGGGGCGCTTAGCGTACTTCGGGCCGCCGGAGCAAATGCTGAGTTATTTTCGCAGCACATTTACCGAGGAATTTGCCGGCCTGAAACTGGATGACTTTTCCGGGATTTATCGGGCCCTAGATCAGGAAAAAAATCCCCAGGCCCCGACTCCCCAGGCCCTAGAGCAAGCCTTTCGAGATTCCCAACTGTATCAAGACTATGTGGTGGCCCGCCAAACTGTCCTGCAAAATATCCCCGATGAACCTCCCAAACGAACCCAAAACCTACAGCCAGTCTTAAGAAATCACCTCTCGGCCTGGCAACAGTTTTTGATTTTGACGCGGCGGAATTTAGTCATTCTGAGCCAAGACCGGAGTAATTTAGCTCTGACGTTGTTAATTGCCCCGTTACTGGGAATGTTGGGCTTTGTCTCTTGGCAACGGGATGTATTTGATCCGCTCAACGGGAATGCTGGCCTGGCCTTGACGATGATTTTTGTTACGACTCTAATTGCGGTCATGATTGGGGCGATGACGACCATGCGGGATTTGGTCAAGGAGGTGGAAATCTACCGCCGCGAACGGATGATTGGCCTGCAATTAGTACCCTATGTTGGTTCTAAAGTTGCCATTGCCCTCGTTTTAGCCCTCTACCAGGCCGCGACCTACCTTCTAGTCACGAAGTTGGCCGTGGACATTCCTGGGGATTGGGGCATTACCTTTGCCATGTTTATCACCCTAGCCACGGCGATTTTTGGCGGGATGGCGATGGGATTGTTGGTCTCTGCCTTTGCTCCCAGTCAGAATATTGTTCCGTTGCTGATTTTGATGTTCCTCGTGCCCCAAATCATTTTTAGTGGCGGCATCCAACCCGTAGATTCCTTTGGCTGGCCAGGCCAGGTAATCAACCATTTGACCGTCATTAAATGGCCGTTTGAATCTATGGTGACGTTGACGGGCCTGGGGGAAGGCATTGCTACAGATCCGTGCTGGCAGGAATTAACTGAGGCTCAACGGGATAACCTCACGGAAGCTCAGCAACGATCCACTTGTACCTGTTATGGGCCAGGCTTATTTCAGACTTGTAATTTTCCGGGCATTAGAGCTAAATATGTCCCGCAGGTTGATGAACCGGAACCTACCCGCCCGCCCGCCCCTGCTTTTCCCACCAATCCGGCTAACTTTCCGGCCTACCAGGCCCAGATGGATCAATACCAGGCTGACCTGAAGGAGTGGGAGGACAACTATAGCGAATGGAACCGTCAACGCAGCCGAGCCATCAATGAAGCGGAGGGGACCCTCAATCGGTTTAATCAGGATCAAGGCTATATGTTCAATGTCAATGTCCGTGATCATTGGCGCAATCAAGGCCTGTTAATTTTGGTGATGTTGGTGGCTGTTCCCTTCTTCCAAAGACAGCGTGATTTTACAAAATAA
- a CDS encoding cysteine synthase A gives MDIKRGFVETIGNTPLIRLNSVSEATGCEILGKAEFLNPGGSVKDRAALFIIEDAEAKGLLKPGGTVVEGTAGNTGIGLAHICNAKGYKCLIIIPDTQSQEKIDTLRTLGAEVRTVPAVPYKDPNNYVKLSGRVAAELDNAIWANQFDNLANRQAHYVTTGPEIWQQTEGNIDAWVAATGTGGTYAGVALYLKEKNPAIQTVLADPYGSGLYSYTKTGEIKLEGNSITEGIGNSRVMANMENVPIDEAIRVSDQVAVDLVYQLLRQDGLFMGGSVGINVGAAVALAEKLGPGHTIVTVLCDSGSRYQSRLFNPAWLATKGLVMP, from the coding sequence ATGGATATCAAACGCGGCTTTGTGGAAACCATCGGTAACACCCCTCTGATTCGTCTCAATAGTGTTAGCGAGGCCACCGGCTGCGAAATTTTGGGCAAAGCGGAGTTTCTCAATCCAGGGGGTTCGGTTAAGGATCGGGCGGCCTTGTTCATCATTGAAGATGCCGAAGCCAAGGGGTTGCTAAAACCGGGGGGAACTGTTGTCGAAGGGACAGCCGGAAATACGGGCATTGGCCTGGCCCATATTTGTAATGCTAAGGGCTATAAATGTTTGATTATTATTCCTGATACTCAATCTCAGGAGAAAATTGATACACTTCGGACTTTAGGGGCAGAAGTTCGCACCGTACCGGCTGTTCCTTATAAAGACCCTAATAATTACGTCAAGCTCTCAGGCCGGGTGGCGGCGGAATTAGACAATGCCATTTGGGCCAATCAGTTTGATAACTTAGCCAATCGCCAGGCCCACTATGTCACGACTGGCCCAGAAATTTGGCAGCAAACAGAGGGAAACATTGATGCTTGGGTCGCAGCGACAGGAACGGGCGGAACCTATGCCGGGGTTGCTCTTTACCTGAAAGAAAAAAATCCAGCTATTCAAACTGTTCTGGCGGATCCCTATGGTAGTGGTCTTTACAGTTACACCAAAACTGGGGAGATCAAATTAGAAGGTAACTCCATCACCGAGGGGATTGGCAATAGTCGGGTCATGGCCAACATGGAAAATGTCCCGATTGATGAGGCGATTCGGGTCAGTGATCAAGTAGCAGTGGATCTGGTCTATCAACTCCTACGTCAAGATGGGCTGTTTATGGGTGGCTCGGTGGGGATCAATGTTGGGGCGGCGGTGGCTTTAGCAGAAAAATTAGGCCCCGGCCATACGATTGTGACGGTTTTATGTGACAGTGGCTCTCGCTACCAATCGCGGTTATTTAATCCGGCCTGGTTGGCGACTAAAGGGTTGGTCATGCCATAG